One Endozoicomonas gorgoniicola DNA window includes the following coding sequences:
- a CDS encoding IclR family transcriptional regulator gives MKNSKPDTRIQVIDRAAALLETISRYSMPVTLKALSADTSLAPSTACRILRSLIDNRFVEQDGSGKYRLSGRFIVSCHDRSSLDDIRTIAVPYMEKLRDRFGETINLTSREGQKGIAGYAQRTNLPSYTRKTFSTPETLEQECLGCIEQGFAYDNEEAETGVGCIGVLIYGQYGEVIAGLSVSAPIMRRKDEWVDDLVATGKQLSAMSGYVEKAHSGR, from the coding sequence ATGAAAAACTCAAAACCTGACACCCGGATTCAGGTAATAGACCGGGCTGCGGCATTGCTTGAGACAATATCACGCTACTCCATGCCGGTCACATTGAAAGCACTGAGTGCGGATACCAGTCTGGCACCTTCTACCGCTTGTCGTATATTGCGTTCATTGATTGATAATCGCTTTGTCGAGCAGGACGGGTCAGGCAAATACCGGTTAAGTGGCCGGTTTATAGTCTCTTGCCATGACCGTTCCAGTCTTGATGACATTCGCACCATAGCGGTTCCCTATATGGAAAAACTGCGAGACCGTTTCGGGGAGACCATCAATCTCACCAGCCGGGAAGGACAAAAAGGCATTGCCGGCTATGCGCAACGGACCAACCTGCCCAGCTATACCCGCAAAACCTTTTCAACACCGGAAACTCTCGAGCAGGAATGTCTCGGCTGTATTGAGCAGGGTTTTGCTTATGACAATGAAGAAGCTGAAACCGGCGTGGGTTGTATTGGTGTTCTGATCTATGGTCAGTACGGTGAAGTTATTGCCGGTCTGTCGGTATCAGCGCCGATCATGCGCAGAAAAGATGAGTGGGTTGACGATCTGGTTGCCACGGGGAAACAGCTGTCAGCCATGTCAGGTTATGTGGAAAAAGCACATTCAGGCAGGTAA
- the xdhA gene encoding xanthine dehydrogenase small subunit — MINFLLNDKLVEVNETASDTTVLDYLRGNANGSQQRRTGTKEGCCSGDCGACTVVVGEPEGDQVRYRTMNACIALMPSLQGKQLLTVEDLAEGDQLHPVQQALVDHHASQCGFCTPGIVMSLFALHHENPESKPDVLEALGGNLCRCTGYRPLVDAAKELAEKKPSDVYHQNRTMIVDQLNAMKGGEGFSANGSFIPDNEEELADYLEANPDARLLAGGTDLGLEITQKLKRLKKLVVVSQVNDLQTIEQHDNELVLGAGATYRNIEPVLKGHFPEFAQMLKRLGSQQVRNQGTLGGNIGNASPIGDTPPVLLALDASIDCRKGKRVRNLPLDKFFLDYKKTDLQEGEYISRIRIPLKPHDLKVYKLSKRYGDDISTVLAAINLVTDDNGVVIKARVAFGGMAAIPRRALRCEQILLGQPLDDATLARAQAALQEEFQPMTDVRASSEYRIQSARNLLERYFRESAGQNMRIIYHA, encoded by the coding sequence GTGATCAATTTTCTTCTTAATGACAAGCTTGTCGAAGTCAATGAAACAGCTTCAGACACTACGGTTCTGGATTATCTCAGGGGCAACGCTAACGGCAGTCAGCAGCGACGCACTGGCACCAAAGAGGGTTGCTGCTCTGGTGATTGCGGAGCCTGCACAGTTGTCGTCGGGGAGCCTGAAGGCGACCAGGTTCGTTATCGAACCATGAACGCCTGTATTGCGCTGATGCCATCACTTCAGGGCAAACAGTTGCTGACCGTTGAAGACCTTGCCGAGGGAGATCAGCTGCACCCGGTGCAGCAGGCACTGGTTGATCACCATGCTTCACAGTGCGGCTTTTGTACCCCCGGCATCGTCATGTCACTGTTTGCCCTGCACCATGAAAATCCTGAGAGTAAACCCGATGTCCTTGAAGCACTGGGAGGCAACCTGTGCCGGTGTACGGGCTACCGCCCATTGGTGGATGCAGCAAAGGAGCTGGCTGAAAAGAAACCCAGCGACGTTTATCATCAGAACCGCACGATGATTGTTGACCAGTTGAATGCCATGAAAGGCGGGGAAGGCTTCTCAGCCAATGGCAGCTTTATTCCTGATAACGAAGAGGAGCTGGCTGATTATCTGGAGGCTAATCCTGATGCCCGGCTGCTGGCAGGAGGGACCGACCTCGGTCTTGAGATCACGCAAAAACTGAAGCGCCTCAAAAAACTGGTGGTGGTTAGTCAGGTGAATGACCTGCAAACTATTGAACAGCACGACAATGAACTGGTGCTTGGCGCGGGCGCTACCTACCGGAATATCGAACCCGTTCTTAAGGGACATTTCCCGGAATTTGCTCAAATGCTGAAGCGTCTGGGTTCCCAGCAGGTGCGTAACCAGGGAACACTTGGCGGGAATATCGGTAACGCCTCCCCGATTGGCGACACGCCGCCGGTGTTACTGGCTCTGGATGCGTCCATTGACTGCCGCAAGGGCAAACGGGTTCGTAACCTGCCTCTGGATAAATTCTTTCTGGATTATAAAAAAACCGACCTGCAGGAAGGCGAGTACATCAGCCGTATACGTATTCCGTTAAAACCCCACGACCTGAAAGTTTACAAACTCAGCAAGCGATATGGTGACGATATTTCAACCGTACTGGCAGCCATCAATCTGGTAACTGACGACAATGGTGTTGTGATTAAGGCAAGGGTTGCCTTTGGTGGTATGGCAGCGATACCCAGAAGGGCTCTGCGTTGCGAGCAGATACTACTGGGACAGCCTCTCGACGATGCGACGCTCGCCAGAGCGCAGGCAGCCCTGCAGGAAGAATTTCAACCAATGACCGATGTCAGGGCCAGCAGCGAATACCGGATTCAGTCGGCCCGCAATCTGCTTGAACGTTACTTCAGAGAGTCAGCTGGCCAGAACATGAGGATTATCTACCATGCGTAA
- a CDS encoding TetR/AcrR family transcriptional regulator, with protein sequence MWKKHIQAGNPMARSECTTKATGKGQKKVRIILEAAEIQFALNGFRGTTVQDIADQAKLPKPNILYYFASKEAIYNAVLSDIIDLWNLELDDIHPDDDPAESLERYIRSKVEVSRKYPIACRLFSSEIIHGGSMLSTSMKQATMDWVEEKTAVFQYWIHNKKMASDIDPTHLLFLIWGATQHYADYESQVCSIMKRKRLRKKDYDLAADTLCKVILRGCGL encoded by the coding sequence ATGTGGAAAAAGCACATTCAGGCAGGTAATCCTATGGCTCGTTCAGAGTGTACGACAAAGGCAACCGGTAAAGGACAGAAAAAAGTTCGCATTATTCTGGAAGCGGCTGAAATACAGTTTGCATTAAATGGCTTTCGTGGTACTACAGTGCAGGATATAGCAGACCAGGCTAAGCTTCCAAAGCCCAATATCCTCTACTATTTCGCCAGTAAGGAAGCTATTTATAATGCTGTCCTGTCCGATATCATCGATCTATGGAACCTTGAGCTGGACGATATTCACCCCGACGATGATCCGGCAGAATCCCTTGAGCGTTATATCCGGTCAAAGGTGGAAGTGTCGCGTAAATACCCGATAGCCTGCCGGTTGTTTTCCAGCGAAATCATTCATGGCGGCTCCATGCTGTCGACAAGTATGAAACAGGCGACCATGGACTGGGTTGAAGAGAAGACAGCTGTCTTTCAGTACTGGATTCACAACAAAAAAATGGCCAGCGACATTGATCCCACTCACCTGCTGTTCCTTATCTGGGGTGCCACCCAGCACTACGCAGATTATGAATCGCAAGTGTGTTCGATTATGAAAAGAAAACGTTTGAGGAAAAAAGACTATGACCTTGCCGCCGATACGCTATGCAAGGTCATATTGAGAGGGTGCGGACTTTAG
- a CDS encoding cysteine hydrolase family protein, with protein sequence MKLRVLTGLSLFLINTLATADSINFIQANASPNLALMVIDMQEDKQTKLPGTPLLHKRQRQAVEAAYASGITVVCVNMGVVYKGQKAAIPCPESIIPAKVKKSAQYHEHIKAIPVESINQDTYPKSAFEDGELHKKLQASGITRLILAGAYVEVCVDASLRSALGLGYKVLMEPGLVTGIRRKSQLLKDNNETQQNEYESLLFETVRKRTLSHYMSHNLSIICTPSRTTSYSKDFDPDDGSPSITNRGFTECLIL encoded by the coding sequence ATGAAACTTAGAGTACTGACCGGACTATCGCTCTTCCTGATAAACACGCTTGCCACAGCTGACAGCATTAATTTCATTCAGGCAAATGCGTCGCCCAACCTGGCATTAATGGTCATTGATATGCAGGAGGATAAACAAACAAAATTACCCGGTACTCCTCTGCTTCATAAGCGCCAAAGACAAGCGGTTGAAGCCGCTTATGCCTCCGGAATTACGGTCGTTTGCGTCAATATGGGGGTCGTTTATAAAGGTCAAAAGGCCGCTATTCCCTGCCCGGAGAGCATCATTCCTGCGAAAGTTAAAAAGTCTGCGCAGTATCATGAACACATCAAAGCTATTCCTGTAGAGTCCATTAACCAAGACACCTATCCTAAAAGTGCATTTGAAGACGGAGAGCTGCACAAAAAACTACAGGCATCAGGTATTACGCGTTTGATACTTGCCGGAGCGTATGTGGAAGTTTGTGTTGATGCCTCGTTGAGAAGCGCTCTGGGGCTTGGGTATAAGGTGTTAATGGAACCGGGCCTTGTCACAGGGATAAGACGCAAATCGCAGTTATTAAAGGATAATAATGAAACCCAACAAAACGAATATGAAAGCTTACTGTTCGAGACTGTCAGGAAAAGGACATTAAGTCACTATATGTCTCATAATTTAAGTATTATATGTACGCCTTCGAGAACAACTTCCTATTCAAAAGACTTTGATCCCGATGATGGCTCACCAAGCATCACAAACAGAGGGTTTACAGAGTGCCTTATCCTCTGA